In Salinibacterium sp. ZJ70, one DNA window encodes the following:
- a CDS encoding DUF6458 family protein — protein MSIGLGIFLFVVGAILTFALNLEAGWIDIDLVGYLLMGAGLVITIIGLAMLMRRRQSITTERSTVDPQAGTRVQQRSTETDPML, from the coding sequence ATGAGCATCGGTCTGGGCATCTTCTTGTTCGTGGTGGGTGCGATCCTGACGTTCGCACTCAACCTCGAGGCTGGATGGATCGACATCGACCTCGTCGGCTACCTGCTGATGGGTGCCGGTCTCGTCATCACGATCATCGGGCTGGCGATGCTGATGCGTCGCCGCCAGTCGATCACCACCGAACGCTCCACGGTGGACCCGCAGGCGGGCACGCGGGTCCAGCAGCGTTCGACGGAGACGGACCCGATGCTCTGA
- a CDS encoding VOC family protein encodes MSTSVFINLPVTDLERAKAFHEALGYRIDERYTDEQAACVVVEEGSVHLMLLTRPFFETFTDKTIIDPRTHVQVLNALSLDSREAVDEMLAKGLAAGGSEPVPPQEMEFMYSRDLQDPDGNIFEYFWMDEARAPQGASDAS; translated from the coding sequence GTGAGCACGTCCGTCTTCATCAATCTCCCTGTCACCGATCTGGAACGCGCGAAGGCGTTCCATGAGGCGCTCGGCTACCGCATCGACGAGCGCTACACCGATGAGCAGGCCGCCTGCGTCGTCGTCGAGGAGGGCAGCGTCCACCTGATGCTGCTCACTCGGCCGTTCTTCGAGACATTCACCGACAAGACGATCATCGACCCGCGCACGCACGTGCAGGTGCTGAACGCGCTCTCGCTCGACAGCCGCGAAGCTGTCGACGAGATGCTCGCGAAGGGCCTCGCGGCGGGCGGCAGCGAGCCGGTTCCCCCTCAGGAGATGGAGTTCATGTACTCCCGCGACCTGCAGGATCCCGACGGGAACATCTTCGAGTACTTCTGGATGGATGAGGCCAGAGCACCGCAGGGTGCATCCGACGCGAGCTGA
- the serA gene encoding phosphoglycerate dehydrogenase, with translation MAKPVVLIAEELSPATVEALGPDFDIRNVDGTDRPALLSALSEASAVLIRSATQIDAEALAAAPQLKVVARAGVGLDNVDIKAATAAGVMVVNAPTSNIISAAELTIGHILSLARHIPAAHASLAAGEWKRSKYTGTELYEKTVGIIGLGRIGALITSRLQAFGVEVIAYDPYVSPARAQQMNVRLVSLDELLEQADFISIHMPKTPETTGMISTEQLAKMKTSAYIVNVARGGLIDEDALYEALTGGVIAGAGLDVFNAEPPVDKKLLPLPNVVVTPHLGASTDEAQEKAGVSVAKSVRLALEGELVPDAVNVAGGIIDPFVRPGIALVEKLGQVLAAVAGHGALTDLEVDVRGELAAFDVSVYRLAALKGYFTNLVTENVSYVNAPLLAEQRGISSSLTTNEESKDYRNTTTLRGVLSDGTAIEVAGTLAGTKMTEKLIGLNGYDIEVPIAEHHIVMFYADRPGIVAVYGKEFGDAGINIAGMQIARRSAGGQALSIITVDSPVPEEILERLRQAIDADDVREIDIVAS, from the coding sequence GTGGCCAAGCCGGTCGTCCTGATCGCAGAAGAACTGTCGCCCGCTACCGTCGAGGCCCTCGGTCCCGACTTCGACATCCGGAACGTGGACGGCACCGACCGCCCGGCCCTGCTCTCTGCTCTGTCTGAGGCGAGTGCCGTGCTCATCCGCTCGGCCACCCAGATCGACGCCGAGGCGCTCGCCGCAGCTCCCCAGCTGAAGGTCGTGGCGCGCGCGGGCGTGGGTCTCGACAACGTCGACATCAAGGCCGCGACGGCCGCAGGCGTGATGGTCGTCAACGCGCCCACGTCGAACATCATCAGCGCCGCCGAGCTCACGATCGGCCACATCCTGAGCCTCGCCCGCCACATCCCGGCCGCACACGCGAGCCTCGCCGCGGGCGAGTGGAAGCGCTCCAAGTACACCGGCACCGAGCTCTACGAGAAGACGGTCGGCATCATCGGCCTCGGCCGCATCGGCGCGCTCATCACGAGCCGCCTGCAGGCGTTCGGCGTCGAGGTCATCGCCTACGACCCTTACGTGTCGCCGGCCCGCGCCCAGCAGATGAACGTGCGCCTCGTGTCGCTCGACGAGCTGCTCGAGCAGGCGGACTTCATCTCGATCCACATGCCGAAGACTCCCGAGACCACCGGCATGATCTCGACCGAGCAGCTCGCCAAGATGAAGACGTCGGCGTACATCGTCAACGTCGCGCGCGGCGGCCTCATCGATGAGGATGCGCTCTACGAGGCGCTCACGGGCGGCGTCATCGCGGGTGCTGGGCTCGATGTCTTCAACGCCGAGCCGCCGGTCGACAAGAAGCTCCTCCCGCTTCCGAACGTCGTCGTCACGCCCCACCTCGGCGCGTCGACCGACGAGGCCCAGGAGAAGGCGGGCGTGTCGGTCGCGAAGAGCGTGCGTCTGGCGCTCGAGGGCGAGCTGGTTCCGGATGCGGTCAACGTCGCGGGCGGCATCATCGACCCGTTCGTGCGCCCCGGCATCGCGCTCGTCGAGAAGCTCGGCCAGGTGCTCGCGGCGGTCGCCGGTCACGGCGCGCTCACCGACCTCGAGGTCGACGTGCGCGGCGAGCTCGCCGCGTTCGACGTGAGCGTCTACCGTCTTGCGGCGCTCAAGGGCTACTTCACGAACCTCGTCACCGAGAACGTCTCGTACGTCAACGCGCCGCTCCTCGCCGAGCAGCGTGGGATCTCGTCGAGCCTCACGACGAACGAGGAGAGCAAGGACTACCGCAACACGACGACCCTCCGTGGTGTGCTCTCCGACGGCACCGCGATCGAGGTCGCGGGTACGCTCGCCGGCACCAAGATGACCGAGAAGCTCATCGGGCTGAACGGCTACGACATCGAGGTGCCGATCGCCGAGCACCACATCGTGATGTTCTACGCCGACCGCCCCGGCATCGTCGCGGTCTACGGCAAGGAGTTCGGCGACGCGGGCATCAACATCGCGGGCATGCAGATCGCGCGTCGCAGCGCGGGCGGCCAGGCGCTGTCGATCATCACGGTCGACTCGCCCGTTCCCGAGGAGATCCTCGAGCGCCTGCGCCAGGCGATCGACGCCGACGACGTGCGCGAGATCGACATCGTCGCCTCCTGA
- the ilvC gene encoding ketol-acid reductoisomerase, with protein sequence MAEIFYDKDADLSLIQSKKVAIVGYGSQGHAHAQNLRDSGVEVVIALKDGSKSAAKAQEAGFEVKSVADAAEWADLIMILAPDQHQRSIYNESIKDKLTEGKTLAFAHGFNIRFGYIEAPEGVDVILVAPKAPGHTVRREYVAGRGIPDIIAVERDASGQAWDVALSYAKAIGGTRAGVIKTTFTEETETDLFGEQAVLCGGTSQLVQYGFETLVEAGYQPEIAYFEVLHELKLIVDLMWEGGIAKQRWSVSDTAEYGDYVSGPRVIDPSVKENMSAVLADIQSGAFAKRFIDDQDNGAEEFLALREKGAAHSIEAVGRDLRALFAWKQQDEDYTEGSAAR encoded by the coding sequence TTGGCTGAGATCTTCTACGACAAGGACGCCGACCTCTCGCTCATCCAGAGCAAGAAGGTCGCGATCGTCGGCTACGGCTCGCAGGGCCACGCCCACGCGCAGAACCTGCGCGACTCGGGCGTCGAGGTCGTCATCGCGCTCAAGGACGGCTCGAAGTCGGCCGCCAAGGCCCAGGAAGCCGGATTCGAGGTCAAGTCGGTTGCCGACGCCGCCGAGTGGGCTGACCTCATCATGATCCTCGCGCCCGACCAGCACCAGCGCTCGATCTACAACGAGTCGATCAAGGACAAGCTCACCGAGGGCAAGACGCTCGCCTTCGCGCACGGCTTCAACATCCGCTTCGGCTACATCGAGGCGCCCGAGGGCGTCGACGTGATCCTCGTCGCCCCGAAGGCCCCCGGTCACACGGTGCGCCGCGAGTACGTCGCCGGCCGCGGCATCCCGGACATCATCGCCGTCGAGCGCGACGCGTCGGGCCAGGCCTGGGATGTCGCCCTCTCGTACGCGAAGGCCATCGGCGGCACCCGCGCCGGCGTCATCAAGACGACCTTCACCGAGGAGACCGAGACCGACCTGTTCGGCGAGCAGGCTGTGCTCTGCGGTGGCACCTCGCAGCTCGTGCAGTACGGCTTCGAGACCCTCGTCGAGGCGGGCTACCAGCCGGAGATCGCCTACTTCGAGGTGCTCCACGAGCTCAAGCTCATCGTCGACCTCATGTGGGAGGGCGGCATCGCCAAGCAGCGCTGGTCGGTCTCCGACACGGCCGAGTACGGCGACTACGTCTCGGGCCCGCGCGTCATCGACCCGTCGGTCAAGGAGAACATGTCGGCCGTCCTCGCCGACATCCAGTCGGGCGCGTTCGCGAAGCGCTTCATCGACGACCAGGACAACGGAGCCGAGGAGTTCCTCGCCCTCCGCGAGAAGGGTGCCGCGCACTCGATCGAGGCCGTCGGCCGCGACCTGCGCGCCCTCTTCGCGTGGAAGCAGCAGGACGAGGACTACACCGAGGGTTCGGCCGCGCGCTGA
- the ilvN gene encoding acetolactate synthase small subunit yields MSHHVLSLLVEDKPGLLTRVAGLFARRGFNINSLAVGPTEIEGLSRITVVVDVEDLPLEQVTKQLNKLVNVIKIVELDPTQSVHREHLLIKVRVDNTTRSQILEAVNLFRARVVDVATDALVIEVTGDSGKVQAFLRVLEPYGIREIAQSGLLAIGRGGKSITERVHKN; encoded by the coding sequence ATGTCGCACCACGTGCTCTCCCTCCTGGTCGAGGACAAGCCCGGTCTGCTCACGCGCGTCGCGGGGCTGTTCGCCCGCCGCGGCTTCAACATCAACTCGCTCGCGGTCGGACCGACCGAGATCGAGGGACTCAGCCGCATCACCGTCGTCGTCGACGTCGAGGATCTGCCGCTCGAGCAGGTCACCAAGCAGCTCAACAAGCTCGTCAACGTCATCAAGATCGTCGAGCTCGACCCCACGCAGTCGGTGCACCGCGAGCACCTGCTCATCAAGGTGCGCGTCGACAACACGACCCGCAGCCAGATCCTCGAAGCTGTGAACCTGTTCCGTGCACGTGTCGTCGATGTGGCGACCGATGCGCTCGTCATCGAGGTGACGGGCGACTCCGGCAAGGTGCAGGCGTTCCTGCGCGTGCTCGAGCCGTACGGCATCCGCGAGATCGCCCAATCCGGCCTCCTCGCGATCGGCCGCGGCGGCAAGAGCATCACCGAACGCGTTCACAAGAACTGA
- a CDS encoding acetolactate synthase large subunit — translation MTSSPAPSAPPSSDKRDAAPLMTGSGLVLASLEKLGVTDVFGLPGGAIMPFYDELMASTAIRHILVRHEQGAGHAAEGYASSSGKLGVCIATSGPGATNLVTAIADAYMDSVPLLAITGQVFSTSMGTDAFQEVDIVGITMPITKHSFLVTDPAQVPATLAAAYHIATTGRPGPVLVDITKDAQQKTAPFVWPPKVDLPGYRPVMKAHGKQIQAAADMIAAASRPVLYVGGGVIRSGASAELLKLAELTGAPIVTTLMARGAFPDSHPQHLGMPGMHGAVPAVLALQESDLIVSLGARFDDRVTGKVSEFAPDAQVVHVDIDPAEIGKIRHADVPIVGDAREVIIDLIDAFTGVDEKSDLSDWWTRLNQLRANYPLGYTEPEDGLLSPQHVIQRIGELSGPEAVYAAGVGQHQMWSAQFVKYERPNAWLNSGGAGTMGYSVPAAMGAKVAQPDRVVWAIDGDGCFQMTNQELATCTINDIPIKVAIINNSSLGMVRQWQTLFYDGRHSFTDLNTGALDGDNTTRMVPDFVKLADAYGALGIRVTKKEDIDAAIKLALETNDRPVVIDFVVSRDAMVWPMVPQGVGNSQIQYAREHAPAWEEE, via the coding sequence ATGACGTCTTCACCTGCCCCATCCGCGCCTCCCTCTTCGGACAAGCGCGACGCCGCGCCGCTCATGACAGGATCGGGTCTCGTTCTCGCGAGCCTCGAGAAGCTCGGGGTCACCGATGTGTTCGGTCTTCCGGGCGGCGCGATCATGCCGTTCTACGACGAGCTCATGGCCTCGACCGCCATCCGCCACATCCTCGTCCGGCACGAGCAGGGTGCTGGCCACGCCGCTGAAGGCTACGCGTCCTCGTCGGGCAAGCTCGGCGTCTGCATCGCGACCTCCGGCCCCGGCGCGACCAACCTCGTCACGGCGATCGCCGACGCGTACATGGACTCGGTGCCGCTCCTCGCGATCACCGGACAGGTGTTCTCGACCTCGATGGGAACCGACGCGTTCCAGGAGGTCGACATCGTCGGCATCACGATGCCGATCACCAAGCACAGCTTCCTCGTGACCGACCCGGCGCAGGTGCCGGCGACCCTCGCGGCGGCGTACCACATCGCCACGACCGGCCGCCCCGGCCCCGTGCTCGTCGACATCACGAAGGACGCGCAGCAGAAGACGGCGCCGTTCGTGTGGCCCCCGAAGGTCGACCTCCCGGGCTACCGTCCCGTCATGAAGGCGCACGGCAAGCAGATCCAGGCCGCCGCCGACATGATCGCCGCTGCCTCGCGCCCCGTGCTCTACGTGGGCGGCGGCGTCATCCGCTCCGGTGCCTCGGCTGAGCTCCTGAAGCTCGCCGAGCTCACCGGCGCACCCATCGTCACCACGCTCATGGCGCGCGGCGCCTTCCCCGACTCGCACCCGCAGCACCTCGGCATGCCCGGCATGCACGGCGCCGTGCCCGCGGTTCTCGCGCTGCAGGAATCCGACCTCATCGTCTCGCTCGGTGCCCGCTTCGACGACCGCGTCACCGGCAAGGTGTCCGAGTTCGCTCCGGACGCTCAGGTGGTGCACGTCGACATCGACCCCGCGGAGATCGGCAAGATCCGCCACGCGGATGTGCCCATCGTGGGCGACGCGCGCGAGGTCATCATCGACCTCATCGACGCGTTCACCGGCGTCGACGAGAAGTCCGACCTCTCCGACTGGTGGACGCGCCTCAACCAGCTGCGCGCCAACTACCCCCTCGGCTACACCGAGCCCGAAGACGGGCTGCTGTCGCCGCAGCACGTCATCCAGCGCATCGGCGAGCTCTCCGGCCCCGAGGCGGTCTACGCCGCAGGCGTCGGGCAGCACCAGATGTGGTCGGCGCAGTTCGTCAAGTACGAGCGTCCGAACGCCTGGCTCAACTCGGGCGGCGCCGGCACCATGGGCTACTCGGTGCCCGCCGCGATGGGCGCCAAGGTCGCCCAGCCCGACCGTGTCGTGTGGGCGATCGACGGCGACGGCTGCTTCCAGATGACCAATCAGGAGCTCGCCACCTGCACGATCAACGACATCCCCATCAAGGTCGCGATCATCAACAACTCGTCGCTCGGCATGGTGCGCCAGTGGCAGACCCTGTTCTACGACGGTCGCCACTCGTTCACCGACCTCAACACGGGAGCCCTCGACGGAGATAACACCACCCGGATGGTGCCCGACTTCGTGAAGCTCGCCGACGCCTATGGCGCCCTCGGCATCCGCGTCACGAAGAAGGAGGACATCGACGCCGCCATCAAGCTCGCGCTCGAGACCAACGACCGGCCGGTCGTCATCGACTTCGTCGTCAGCCGCGACGCCATGGTGTGGCCGATGGTGCCTCAGGGCGTCGGCAATTCGCAGATCCAGTACGCCCGCGAACACGCGCCGGCGTGGGAAGAGGAGTAA
- the ilvD gene encoding dihydroxy-acid dehydratase, whose protein sequence is MAESTTSGSNAPIDHKPRSRTVTDGIEATTSRGMLRAVGMGDADWNKSQIGIASSWNEITPCNLSLSRLAQAAKEGVHAGGGYPLQFGTVSVSDGISMGHEGMHFSLVSREVIADSVEVVMQAERLDGSVLLAGCDKSIPGMLMAAARLDLASVFLYAGSIAPGWVRLSDGTEKDITIIDSFEAVGGVKAGIMSEEDAHAIECAFAPGEGACGGMYTANTMASVAEALGLSIPGSASPPSYDRRRDYYAHRSGEAVVELLRQGITARQILTKKAFENAIAVGMALGGSTNIVLHLLAIAHEAEVDLTLEDFNRIGSKVPHIGDLKPFGRYVMNDVDRRGGLPVLMKALLDAGLMHGDALTVTGKTLAENLADIGPIPPLDGDVLRTLDNPIHETGGLTILHGSMAPEGAVVKTAGFDAATFEGPARVFERERAALDALTNGEIEHGDVVVIRYEGPKGGPGMREMLAITAAIKGAGLGKDVLLLTDGRFSGGTTGLCIGHIAPEAVDAGPIAFVRDGDRIRVDIASRSIELLVDDAELAARREGWEPLPPRYTRGVLAKYSKLVRSAAEGAVTG, encoded by the coding sequence ATGGCGGAAAGCACTACCTCGGGCTCCAACGCGCCCATCGACCACAAGCCCCGTTCTCGCACCGTCACCGACGGCATCGAGGCGACCACGTCCCGCGGCATGCTGCGCGCAGTCGGCATGGGCGACGCGGACTGGAACAAGTCGCAGATCGGCATCGCGAGCTCGTGGAACGAGATCACGCCGTGCAACCTCTCGCTGTCGCGCCTCGCGCAGGCCGCGAAGGAGGGCGTGCACGCCGGGGGCGGCTACCCCCTGCAGTTCGGAACCGTGTCGGTCTCGGACGGCATCTCGATGGGCCACGAGGGCATGCACTTCTCGCTCGTCTCGCGCGAGGTCATCGCCGACTCCGTCGAGGTCGTCATGCAGGCCGAGCGTCTCGACGGCTCGGTGCTGCTCGCCGGCTGCGACAAGTCGATCCCCGGCATGCTCATGGCCGCCGCGCGACTCGACCTCGCCTCCGTCTTCCTCTACGCCGGATCGATCGCACCCGGCTGGGTGCGCCTGTCGGACGGCACCGAGAAGGACATCACCATCATCGACTCCTTCGAGGCAGTCGGCGGTGTCAAGGCGGGCATCATGTCCGAAGAGGACGCCCACGCGATCGAGTGCGCGTTCGCGCCCGGCGAGGGTGCCTGCGGCGGAATGTACACCGCCAACACGATGGCGTCGGTCGCCGAGGCCCTCGGCCTCTCGATCCCCGGATCGGCGTCGCCGCCCAGCTACGACCGCCGCCGCGACTACTACGCGCACCGTTCCGGCGAGGCGGTCGTCGAGCTGCTCCGTCAGGGCATCACCGCGCGCCAGATCCTCACCAAGAAGGCGTTCGAGAACGCCATCGCGGTCGGCATGGCGCTCGGAGGCTCGACCAACATCGTCCTGCACCTGCTGGCGATCGCCCACGAAGCCGAGGTCGACCTGACGCTCGAGGACTTCAACCGCATCGGCTCGAAGGTTCCGCACATCGGCGACCTCAAGCCCTTCGGGCGCTACGTCATGAACGACGTCGACCGCCGCGGCGGCCTCCCCGTCCTCATGAAGGCGCTCCTCGACGCGGGCCTCATGCACGGTGACGCGCTCACCGTCACGGGCAAGACGCTCGCCGAGAACCTCGCCGACATCGGACCCATCCCGCCGCTCGACGGCGACGTGCTGCGCACGCTCGACAACCCGATCCACGAGACCGGCGGCCTCACGATCCTGCACGGATCGATGGCTCCCGAGGGCGCGGTCGTCAAGACTGCGGGCTTCGACGCCGCGACGTTCGAGGGCCCGGCTCGCGTCTTCGAGCGCGAGCGCGCAGCGCTCGACGCCCTCACGAACGGCGAGATCGAGCACGGCGACGTCGTCGTCATCCGCTACGAAGGCCCCAAGGGCGGTCCCGGTATGCGCGAGATGCTCGCCATCACCGCGGCCATCAAGGGCGCAGGTCTCGGCAAGGACGTGCTGCTGCTCACGGACGGTCGCTTCTCGGGCGGCACCACGGGTCTCTGCATCGGCCACATCGCCCCCGAAGCCGTCGACGCCGGGCCTATCGCGTTCGTGCGCGACGGCGACCGCATCCGCGTCGACATCGCCTCGCGCTCCATCGAACTGCTCGTCGACGATGCGGAGCTCGCCGCGCGTCGCGAAGGCTGGGAGCCGCTCCCGCCTCGCTACACCCGCGGTGTGCTGGCGAAGTACTCCAAGCTCGTCCGCTCGGCCGCTGAAGGTGCCGTCACCGGCTGA
- the otsB gene encoding trehalose-phosphatase, translating into MTGPLPEALVEELRRMADVRRLLVALDFDGTLAPEVDRPEHARALPEARRAVLRLLEMPRTRVALVSGRALASLIDVADLPDEALLVGSHGIELRLDDPRARISLDTAELELVDVLQEVLSQVADSIDDVWLETKPAGFALHTRLATEADSRLAHLVALREAQAEIDDLTIRTGKNVLEFAVRSTTKGEAVEHLRLYTAADAVFYAGDDVTDEDAFAALQPHDMGLKSGDGETLAGFRVAGPDEVAHTLTVLADLRAERLGL; encoded by the coding sequence ATGACCGGCCCGCTCCCAGAGGCTCTCGTCGAGGAGCTCCGCCGGATGGCGGACGTACGTCGACTGCTCGTCGCCCTCGATTTCGACGGCACCCTCGCGCCCGAGGTGGACCGACCCGAACACGCTCGTGCGCTGCCGGAAGCGCGGCGCGCTGTGCTGCGTCTGCTCGAGATGCCGCGCACGCGCGTCGCTCTCGTCTCGGGTCGTGCGCTCGCCTCCCTCATCGATGTCGCCGACCTTCCGGATGAGGCGCTGCTCGTCGGATCCCATGGCATCGAGCTGCGCCTCGACGACCCGCGTGCGCGCATCAGCCTCGACACCGCCGAGCTCGAACTGGTCGACGTGCTGCAGGAGGTGCTGAGCCAGGTCGCCGACTCGATCGACGACGTGTGGCTCGAGACGAAGCCAGCCGGGTTCGCCCTGCACACGCGACTCGCGACGGAGGCCGACTCGCGCCTCGCGCACCTCGTGGCGCTGCGCGAAGCGCAGGCGGAGATCGACGACCTCACGATCCGCACCGGCAAGAACGTGCTCGAGTTCGCGGTGCGCTCCACGACCAAGGGCGAAGCGGTCGAGCATCTGCGCCTGTACACCGCGGCCGACGCTGTCTTCTATGCGGGCGATGATGTGACCGACGAGGACGCCTTCGCAGCCCTCCAGCCTCACGACATGGGGCTGAAATCCGGCGACGGCGAGACGCTCGCCGGGTTCCGGGTCGCGGGGCCGGACGAGGTGGCGCACACGCTCACCGTGCTCGCCGACCTGCGCGCTGAGCGTCTGGGTCTCTGA